A window of the Nycticebus coucang isolate mNycCou1 chromosome 3, mNycCou1.pri, whole genome shotgun sequence genome harbors these coding sequences:
- the P2RY11 gene encoding LOW QUALITY PROTEIN: P2Y purinoceptor 11 (The sequence of the model RefSeq protein was modified relative to this genomic sequence to represent the inferred CDS: inserted 6 bases in 3 codons; deleted 1 base in 1 codon) produces MGSANSRSQIQGQVIGLVQESPITCQLKALDLNLFWGEERTRCATAYKGLKSKDRHVSQQTWAILPEVRAQQPRPLPTGAQPCLANFSVAADXVLSRFRGDFLWPMLVVEFVVAVVAIGLALYCFSMQQQRLWHPAVVFSAQLAGSDLLCALTLLPQAAYLHPPKHWHWQDWAVTWPGGLQHPRLAVLCSSGMTXAEKLQVVLLGGSGIALYTSAYVPYHVTQLXRRSWSAHCPGFTDKAQAEAALELGPYLDYQVMWGLMPLAFCIHPLLYIVAVPRLGCCCRQHHPSFGEGQNPEDTKSVGQSPSLDVTGTPKTLIPESSGQSPLSSLFQAFSSLQGVEPQSAT; encoded by the exons ATGGGGAGCGCAAACAGCAGGAGCCAGATTCAGGGCCAGGTGATTGGGCTGGTCCAG GAGAGCCCCATAACTTGTCAGCTGAAAGCCCTGGATCTCAACCTCTTCTGGGGAGAGGAAAGAACTCGATGTGCAACAGCATACAAAGGGCTCAAGTCCAAGGACAGACATGTGTCTCAGCAGACATGGGCTATTCTCCCAGAGGTCAGGGCTCAGCAGCCACGCCCTCTacccacaggtgcccagccctgcCTGGCCAACTTCTCCGTGGCTGCTGA TGTCCTCAGTAGGTTCCGGGGAGACTTCCTGTGGCCCATGCTGGTGGTCGAGTTTGTGGTGGCTGTAGTTGCCATCGGCCTGGCCCTGTACTGCTTTAGCATGCAgcagcagcgcctgtggcacCCAGCTGTGGTCTTCTCAGCTCAGCTGGCAGGCAGTGACCTGCTGTGTGCCCTAACACTGCTCCCACAAGCTGCCTACCTGCACCCACCCAAACACTGGCATTGGCAGGACTGGGCAGTCACCTGGCCTGGTGGCCTACAGCACCCT AGGTTGGCTGTGCTGTGCAGCTCTGGCATGAC GGCAGAGAAGCTGCAGGTGGTGCTGCTGGGGGGGAGTGGCATTGCCCTATACACCAGTGCCTATGTGCCCTACCATGTCACACAACT CCGGCGGAGCTGGAGTGCCCACTGTCCAGGCTTTACAGATAAGGCCCAGGCTGAGGCAGCCCTGGAGCTGGGGCCCTACCTGGACTACCAAGTGATGTGGGGCCTAATGCCCTTGGCCTTCTGCATACACCCACTCCTATACATAGTGGCGGTGCCCCGCCTGGGATGCTGCTGCCGCCAACACCATCCCAGTTTTGGTGAGGGCCAGAACCCAGAAGACACCAAAAGTGTTGGGCAATCCCCGTCCCTTGATGTCACAGGCACCCCCAAGACCTTAATCCCCGAGTCTTCTGGGCAGAGCCCATTAAGTAGCTTGTTTCAAGCCTTTTCCTCACTGCAAGGTGTAGAGCCACAAAGTGCCACATGA
- the EIF3G gene encoding eukaryotic translation initiation factor 3 subunit G, which produces MPTGDFDSKPSWADQVEEEGEDDKCVTSELLKGLPLATGDTSPEPELLPGAPLPPPKEVINGNVKTVTEYKIDDDGKKFKIVRTFRIETRKASKAVARRKNWKKFGNSEFDPPGPNVATTTVSDDVSMTFITSKEDLNCQEEEDPMNKLKGQKIVSCRICKGDHWTTRCPYKDTLGPMQKELAEQLGLSTGEKEKLPGELEPVQAAQNKTGKYVPPSLRDGASRRGESMQPNRRADDNATIRVTNLSEDTRETDLQELFRPFGSISRIYLAKDKTTGQSKGFAFISFHRREDAARAIAGVSGFGYDHLILNVEWAKPSTN; this is translated from the exons ATGCCGACGGGAGACTTTGA TTCGAAGCCAAGTTGGGCCGACCAggtggaagaggagggagaggacg ACAAATGTGTCACCAGTGAGCTCCTCAAGGGGCTCCCTCTGGCCACCGGAGACACCAGCCCAGAGCCTGAGCTACTGCCAGGAG CTCCACTACCACCTCCCAAGGAGGTCATCAATGGCAACGTAAAGACAGTGACCGAGTACAAGATAGATGATGATGGCAAGAAGTTCAAG ATTGTCCGCACCTTCAGGATTGAGACCCGGAAGGCCTCAAAGGCAGTTGCAAGGAGGAAG AACTGGAAGAAGTTTGGGAACTCAGAGTTTGACCCCCCAGGGCCCAATGTGGCCACCACTACCGTTAGTGATGATGTCTCTATGACATTCATAACCAGCAAAGAG GACCTGAActgccaggaggaggaggacccAATGAACAAGCTCAAGGGCCAGAAGATAGTGTCCTGCCGCATCTGCAAAGGGGACCACTGGACCACCCGCTGCCCCTACAAGGACACGCTGGGGCCCATGCAGAAGGAGCTGGCGGAGCAGCTGGGCCTGTCCACTGGCGAGAAAGAGAAGCTGCCAGGAG AGCTGGAGCCTGTGCAGGCGGCTCAGAACAAGACAGGGAAATATGTGCCACCAAGCCTGCGGGATGGGGCCAGTCGCCGTGGGGAGTCCATGCAGCCTAACCGTAGAG CTGATGACAATGCTACCATCCGTGTCACAAACCTGTCAGAGGACACACGTGAGACTGACCTACAGGAGCTCTTCCGGCCCTTTGGCTCCATCTCCCGCATCTACCTGGCTAAGGACAAGACCACTGGCCAGTCCAAG GGCTTTGCCTTCATAAGCTTCCACCGCCGTGAGGATGCCGCACGCGCCATTGCTGGAGTATCTGGCTTTGGCTACGATCATCTCATCCTCAATGTTGAGTGGGCCAA GCCATCTACCAACTGA